The DNA segment agagaattttatatatatatatatatatatatatatatatatcaccaagaatacatttcatcaagataaattacattcaatcccaagttagaaagaacttagtcactcatgacagctcctccaatcttcattcttgatctagattgcataagaagggctgatctgagcaagttcttctcctaagaacagaggtttcttctctttctctcactagTCTCTCTCTAAAAAACCCAATCTGTTTTCCACCGCTGGTTTTGAGTTATGTTTCAGAATTTATATAATcaactttagctcaagctagcccgttttagcttgagctagatctttcggtgcatttttagcttgagctagcgatTCTAGCCTGAGCTAGATCAGTACTAcacctttaatcaactctggacagttttagcttgagctagcaattctagcttgagctaaatcttcttgtgatccaattaagtttttacttttttttctttcaaagccAGCTTGAATAATTCTTGAATACattctttcaatgcttcatattcatctgcaatttacacaaaaattgagattaaatttcttcatttgtttattggttcaaaaaatataaaatcagattcaataattttcagattagggtaattttcctacattaagcaacaattaagttccaaagtgttcaattttctcaatcataaaaactacacattgacacttattttttttagacaacatcttaaaagaatatttttttttataaaaaataaaaaatcaacaaaagaatCTCTGCacttaaaaagtaaatttaactcatatataaaactaaaaatatattcaaactaTTTTATTGAATCATTCTCTCATCTTTTTTTAGAACTTTCAAAGTATACAATGATTTTAGTAAACTACTATTCttaacttgattttttttatagtgcaGTGAGTTCTTAACACACTTTAATAAtgattaaaagtttttttttaatatcaatttttatatatttaatatgtgagataataatttagaaattatttttgaaagtttttctcACCAAGTATATTACTCTTCTCATTCTTTTCCTTCCATCAATAAAGGATCAACCATAAACATATTAATAATCACGCTTTGTTAgagattccacatcgactagagattagtgtctttcattgtatataagtaggtgcaaaccttaaccttataagttggttttatgggattgaatTAGACTTGTAGTCCATTTTCTTAATATGCTTATTTATATTTAGTTggtaaaagaataaatatactttactttttttatttatgtcttaaaaagttatttattatattataacaaTGAAACAATAATTCACCTAACAAAGAAGGATTAAGAAGGaattattagttaaattaaaaaatatataacaaattaCACAGCAATTCCTACATCATAGATCAAGTACAAATTGATGCATGGAGAAGGATTATCCATTAGCCAATGATGAACTTGATTAGTGTAGAATTTTGCCTGAACTAAATGACCAGTTCCTATTCATTGTCCTAGCTCACAAGTTCCCAAGAATTTAAATTCCCTCCTCCAAAAAGAATTATCATCACTGATCACATAATTACAGAGAGTGGCAGCAAAGTTAGGAGACGGGCTTAAGCATAGCATCAAGAACAGCTTCCTTGGTGGGAAGAGCTGGAATTGCACCTCTCTCAGTCACAGTCAATGCACCACAGACATTAGCAAACTTGAGAGAATCTCTCAACTCTTCCTCTTTCTGCAATCATAAATCACAAAACTTGTCGGTCTCACCATACATGATAATCTGTAACTAAATAACattgtaaaatttattatattgtttGCACTTTTCAGTTAAGTTCTTAAGCCTTATACTCACTTATGGGGCACCCATGTGCACCCAAAGTATAAAgattaaaaacacttttttttcttattccaGTTCTCAATTCTTCTGTGTTTTACATTGGGTTACAGGCATAAAGTTACAGGATTGAGAATTTAAGGCAAGAAATTGagatttcttttaataatttaagcAATAATATGTGCTCCGTACTGCTAGAGTTTCTCCAGTTGTGAGATGTAAACTTTTGGGATGTGTTAATAACAAAGCAAATACATTTTTCTCACCTGAAGTAATGAAGGATTCTCTGCTAATTGTGATAATATTCCAGCCACAAAAGCATCACCAGCACCAGTGGTGTCAACAGCATCCACCTTCAATCCCTTCACCCTGCCACTGAACTCCTGCAAAGAAATACCAGGACAGGTTTCAAATCATAATAATCAATAATACACTAAAATTAGCAGCATAAATACTATTGGAAATCATAACTAATAACTTTTCCAGAACTTCTTTTAGTAGTCTTTTACAATCAATTTCCAATAGAAGATAGGATGTCAAACAAATATTCCCTATTTTGTTTTCAACAATTTTCTGTTCCAACTGTAGCATGCAAGAATTACAGCAAGGACATAGTGAAGGTTTATTATTACATATCTTTTTCATCAGCATCCCACTTTGAAAAATTGGCTAAGATTAAGAACCTTGGCTCAAGTGGCTCCAAGTCTCTTTGTGCGACACTTGGTGCTGCGTTCAAATCCCACAAGCTTCTTTGCCTTAACTTTAGCTTCAAGGGATAACAGGACATTCTATTGGTACAAAGGAAGTTATTCATCCTGTTCGTATGGAGTTGTTCAATTCATTTTTCTAAATTACACAAACACTGTAATATGATATGTACCTTTATTGTGCTACAAATAAGCTGCTTCAATTCTTAATGTGACAGGAATATGAGGGTGAAGTTTATGCAACAAGTGCTTAATTAGTGAACATTACTGCCTCGTGATACACCAAATGGTGACCGTAAAACAAATAAGCAAGAGTTGAAATGAATTTCGGAAAACAGCATGTTTGGAAGGCTTACCTTAGTGTAATATCTACAACCTTCTGCACCTTCAGTAACTAGGAGCAGCTTGAGGTTTTCATGGAATAGTTTACGTACAACAGCATCATCGTATGGGTCCTCACCTTTTGTAAGAAAAGAAATCTCTTCTTCACTTACCTGAACAGTCATCAGATTAGTTGCCAGAGATAGTATTTCTGTCTGTTACATTACATTCCGTACTCTGGAAAAAAGAGCAAGAAAAACCTATTGCTAAAGAATATAATCAATATATATTCTACCTTAATGATATCTGCAGTCTCCCATATACTCAGAATTCCTTCTCTTGCACTATCTTCAGAAGGCCATAAAGGAAGCCTCAGGTTAGGATCATAAGACAGAACTACACCAGCATCTTTTGCAGCCTTTGCTGCAGCTATGTGTGCTGATTTGCATGGTTCTGTTATAAGACTTATAGAACCATAATGAAAAATCTTCGCCTGCTAGCATGAAATAATAGAACAATGTTACTagaatttataaatttagaagAGTTAGAGCAGAAAATATTAAGAAATGGAACATAGACTTGGCAATGAAGAAATTCATCCAAACAGATACTAATAGTTAAACAAATTCACCAAATATTAGTTGAAAGAAGTGATGTTGAGTAGCTTAACAAATAATATTACTTGAGAAAAGTGCAACAGAAAGAATGTTGAGTAACATGCTCAATAGAGTTTGATTTTCCTTTTATTCCACTCGGGGTACATTTTGCTTTTGTTTGACTACCACAAATTCTGcttttggttttacctttctgATTAGGTCCAAATCAAGTTCATCTTCTTGGAGCAGCATATCAGCACTGGGATTACGATAAAACATGAACTCTCGCTCTCCATCACTTCTCAATGTAACAAATGCCAAGGCAGTACGTGCACCAGGGTCAAAACGCATCCCTTCATGGTTAACATTATTTTCCTTTAGTATATCCGCAAGCATATATCCAAATTCATCTTCACCAACCTGTTCATGTTGCAAAAAACATTCTTGAACTCGAATTTAAAAGAGACATTTTAACAATGACTTCCAACTTATAAGAACTTAAAATACTGTTCAAAATCAGAGTTTATTTATCTTGATACCAGATTCTCATTTGACTTTCATTTTTCATACCAAACTGTTAGTGGTTGTAATTCAGGTTACAGAAGTTGTTAGACAGTTAAAAAGGTGTGATGTGATCAACTTTATTGATGATATGACTGGGAGGGTGTGGGTCAACTTGATAAATAAGAAAAGTGATGTGTTTGATATGTTTAAGAAGTTGAAGTCCCTAGCTTCGAGGCAAAGTGGCAATTTCTTGAAAATTATAAGAACTAcagaggtggtgaatatgtttCCGAAAAATTCAATGGCTACTATGAAGGAGAGGGTATATTATCCATGAAGTTACACCTCCCTATACACCACAATATAATGATATtgtagaaaggaaaaaaaaaacattatgaaCATGATGAGATGTATGTTGAGGAGCAAAGGCTTACCAAGTTATCTATGGGGGAGGAAATCTCAACATATGTATATGTTCTAATCAGATCACCCACTAAGAAGCTAGAAGGGAAGACTCGCGAGGAAGCTTGGACATGGAGCAAGCCTAGTGTTGATCATCTCAAAATTATTGGATCAATTTGTTTCAAGCATGTGTTAAATCAATTGAGAAGGAAACTTGACAACAAAGGAGAGCAGATGATACTCGTATTGCATGTAATTCCCAAGAGCAAAGTAGACCTATCATGTTTCAAGCAAACATACCCTTCAACTCTCTAACACCAACATAGTATCTACCAATAAACCCATACCTCCTGCACATCACACAAAATAGAAAAGCCAAAGCCCTAACTTGACGCTTATGTGGTGGAAACTTTCATTATAGAGGGACTAACTAATGACACAAATCTTGTAGGGACTAATTTGACATCCCATAAATATTTCAAGGACCAAAATAGGAGTTAACTCTTGATTTACCTTATCATCTACTGCTTCATAAAACTTGATTCTGTAACAAACATGCTGAGATTAACAAAACAAGCCCCTAAAGTTTGGCAGCACAGGATTAAGGATGCCTGGAATATCAAGTTTGCTAGCAAAATCAATTTTGACAGTATGCCAAAGCGCACAAGTATATATGATGCTTCCTACACCTATTGGAAGTATAAAACAACATACATAAGTACTTATATAATACCTTTCCAATGAAAGCTGATGAACCCCCTAATCGAGATATGCCTACTGCAACATTAGCAGGGGCACCTCCAGGAGCCTTTTTAAACGCAGGTGCTTCAGCCAAAGAAAGGCCATTGACAGTTGGGACAAAATCAATGAGCATTTCCCCAAAACAAACCACAAGAGGTGATTCCTTTGTTTCAGGTCTCCCATCACCAGGAAAAGCCTTTCCTGTAGCAAAGAAAAGTTGAGAACTAAAATACATTCATATCATAACTTGATACCCTACAGAAGTGACACTAAAGAAAGAACTTTTAAACTAACGAGGACTTTGAATGAGGTTCTGCAAAGCTTATTTGTACTTACGAAAATAGttttataactattattaacattttaagCTTATTTTAATAACATGTTTATGTTTTCTACACTATCATCTGATAAAAAAACCAACACAATTATAGATTCTTATAATAACTCTTGAAATTCATACATGggtgattttttttcaatagtGAAAAACTTTTACATTGACAATGCATGCCTATTAATTTCTTGTCTTAATAACTTATCAGAGCCAGGTTTACTAAATCATCTCTTAATTAAGTTTATTACCCAAAGACATCTAAAAGCTCACATGCACGCAACTCAAATTGATAGCACAAACTGCACCCTCCCCTAGTTGCAACAAGCATAT comes from the Phaseolus vulgaris cultivar G19833 chromosome 8, P. vulgaris v2.0, whole genome shotgun sequence genome and includes:
- the LOC137823799 gene encoding probable fructokinase-6, chloroplastic; this encodes MALDCGVFSFRSVASHPLSSVKFSQPTVKASAFSSPLAPPIVKLNVRGKAFPGDGRPETKESPLVVCFGEMLIDFVPTVNGLSLAEAPAFKKAPGGAPANVAVGISRLGGSSAFIGKVGEDEFGYMLADILKENNVNHEGMRFDPGARTALAFVTLRSDGEREFMFYRNPSADMLLQEDELDLDLIRKAKIFHYGSISLITEPCKSAHIAAAKAAKDAGVVLSYDPNLRLPLWPSEDSAREGILSIWETADIIKVSEEEISFLTKGEDPYDDAVVRKLFHENLKLLLVTEGAEGCRYYTKEFSGRVKGLKVDAVDTTGAGDAFVAGILSQLAENPSLLQKEEELRDSLKFANVCGALTVTERGAIPALPTKEAVLDAMLKPVS